A segment of the Pseudoalteromonas piscicida genome:
TTGCTTTCGATCATCGCAAGTACTGGGGTTTGTTTTAACTCCTCAGCCAGTTTGCGTGCTTTGGCATACAATGTTCTCGCTTTTTGATAGTCATCTTGGTTGCGGGCAACTAATGCCATACTGTTAGTCAGCGTAAGCCGCTGGCGGTCATTTTCTGCATATTTGTAGGCACACTTGAGGCTAGTATCTGCATCATCAAGGTACTCCTGTCGGCGTAACCAAATCCCAAGTGCGCTCAAAATGGTAGGGAGGTTTGCTTTAAAAAACATGTCATCTGGATACAAAAAGGCCGCGTTTATTGAGGTATAGAGCCTATCTACTTTATTTGTTGGTACAGAGGCTCGAGCGCTCAGCAAATGCCACTGAATAAATAAAGGTACAGGTACATCTTGCAATTGATCTAAACCGTCGAGAATAATCAGTGATTGTGCAGGGTTAACTGTTAAATAGTCGCTGGCCTCGTCTAGCTTACTTTCAAAATATGAAAAGTCTTTCGCCAACGCGTGTTGGCAAAAATAAAATGTACAAGTTACAAAGAGTAAAAACCGAACCAAGCAAACCCCAACCACATTTTGGCGCATCTATTGACTGTAGTCGGCAGTAACAAATAGTTCCAAATCAATTACGATAAACAGCATTATACAAAGATAAGCAACAATGTAGAGGTCGCCTCTTTAGTTATGAATAGGGAGCGGGAACTTGATGAAAAGAAAACAAATTGCTGAGTTCGCTTTGGTGCAAGTCAATTAGCCGATTGATGTTTTCAAGATCTTCAGTAGTTAAACTGACTTTGCTAAGCATATAGCTAACAGGTGTTTTATTCGCGTCGATACCTGAATAGATAACATCGGTATACTCTTTGGTTTGAATAAAGTGTTCGCCCGCGAGCTTATCTTCAACAACATAGTCAACTCGCTGTTTACTCAACATTTTAAAGCGACGAGCGGCATTGGGCAGGTGAACCAGCTGATCGTTATAAAGGTCTTGGATCAGTTTTTCAAAGGCCATACCGTAGTAGCTGCCAGCATTCAGTGCAAATGTGTTTCCTGCAAGGATCAACGACTCGACTTCGCCGCCAATTTTTGGTTTGTCTTTATGTTGGAATAATGCCATGACTTCTTGGCGGTAAGGTGTAGTAAAGTACGCAAACTTAGCTCTCGTTGCGGTTTTGGTCGCGGCCACCACTAAATCTACTTTGCCTGTTTTTAGCTCCGTTAGCATTCTTGATGAGGTGGGATAAAATACATATTTCAAGCAATAAGATGAATCGTTAAACAAGGTATTTAGCGCATTAATTTCTATACCAGAGACATTACCTCCGCTGCGAGAAATATAGGGAGGCCACTGCGTTTCGTTCATTCCTACACGCAAAGTTTTATCGCATTTGGCCGACGCTTCGAACGCTAAAAACGCGATGAATAAACAGAGTAAAAACGATCTAGCGTATTTCATGGTGATCGATCCTTGCAGATGAGTAGAGGTGATTATTTTATCAGTAAATCAAAAAAGGTACACGAGCTTTGTTAAACGATTAAGTTTGTAACCGCTAACCGCTAACCGCTAACCGCTAACCGCTAACCGCTAACCGCAGAGTGTTCTCATATCTGTAAAAATTACTGCATATTTCGGCTATGTGCGAGTACGGTCGCGATGGTATTGATAAGCTCAAGCTGCTCTATGGGTTTGGCAACATAACCATCAAATCCGACGCGCTCATACAAGGCTTTGTCTTCCGGAAAAGCATTTGCAGTTAATGCGATGATGGGGATATTAGGATCTTTACTCTTAAGACGTTTGCAAGCCTCAACGCCATCCATCTCTGGCATTTGGATGTCCATAAGTATTAAGTCGGGTTTGTTTAGCTCAAATTGTTCAATAGACTCTTTGCCATTATTCGCAATCGCAATATCACCATTGGCTTTACTGATCATAGAGCGCACTACTAGCTGATTTACTGGGTTATCCTCAGCCAGCAATATGGATGTGCCGCTCAAGTCAGCTGCGGTCAGCTGGTCGGTTGTTGGTTGCTCTGAGGTTATCTCAGACTTTTGCATAGGCAACTCGATGCTAAATAGACTGCCTTTTCCAACGGTACTCTCTACTTTAATCGTACCGCCCATCAGGTCAATTAGCGAGCGAGTGATAGAAAGACCAAGTCCCGTACCACCAAATTTTCTAGTGGTGGACTTATCTGCCTGCTCAAATCGTGAAAAGAGTTTGTTGATTGTGGCTTCTGTCATCCCAATGCCAGTGTCGGCTACGGTAATAAGCATACCTGAATCATTTTGAAGCGGTTTTATATGGGTAATAATACTGCCAGTTTCAGTAAACTTAATGGAGTTTGACAAGAGGTTAAGCAACACTTGCCTGACTCTGACCTCATCTCCAAGCCAAAACTTATGCTCAAGTTCAACGTGGATCTTAAGCTTTAACCCTTTATTTTTTGCCAACACTAAGAAGTCTGAGCGTAGATGTTCAACCAACACCTCAATATTAAATGGCCGTTCTTCAAGCTCAATTCTGCCGGCTTCGATTTTAGAGAAATCCAAAATATCGTTGATGATGGTGTTAAGTGCCTTAACTGAGTAGGTGGCTTTCTCAAGCAGGTTAGTGGCGGTGCTGTTGAGTGGTTCCGACTTTAAGAGTTGTAATGTACCGTATAAGCCGTTCATGGGGGTTCGTATTTCATGACTCATATTCGCCAAAAAGACGGCTTTTGCCTTAGCTGCTTGCTCAGCTGCTTCTTTGGCGTGCGAGAGTTCTCGCTCGTGCTTGAGCTGCTCTGTGAGATCTAATGCAATACCCAAAAATCCATCAATGTTGCCGCGTTCGTCGGTCAATGTCGTTACGTTCAGCTTAATTTGCACGTATTGATTTTGCTTAGTAACGTAAGTCCATCGGCTAGTATCTACCACACCTTGTTTGGCTTTGGCGACAAAGACTTCAAATCCAGGTTCAATGACTCTGCCAAGCTCTTCCGTTAACGTTTTTGCTCTTGCTACGACCTCTTCCTCAAGATGGAAAATGGCAGGGGATGATTTACCAATGAGTTCATCTTTTTTGTACCCCAATAGACGTTCAGCTGCAGGGTTAAACTGGGTAATGATACCGTCTGGATCGGTGGCAACAATGGCATAACCCGAACCTTCAACAATACTGGTATGAAGTTGGCTGTATTTTACGATTTCTTTAGTTCGTGCTTTGACTTCCTGTTCTAATGAAGAGTTTAGTTTAGCAAGGGACTGTGCTCTTTCTTCTTCGGCTGCTAACTTTTCCTTTTCAGCTAAACGCTGACGGGTAAAACTTAAAAGCAAAATATAAGTGATGATTGCCAATAGCGCAGAGACCAGCAACGCGACCTGTAAAATGGTATTAGGAGAGACGAGATTGAGTGAACGGATAAACTGCGGAGTTGGCCAAATTTTTACTTCCCAAGTACGACCGAACAAGTTGACCTGTTTAGCCACTGAGTTATCCAACTCCTTAACATCTTCTTTTAGCGCCTGATAAAATGGTGTGTTTTCATCGTTATTGGTTACATCGGAAATTTGAATCGAAACATCTTGTCGAAAAGACAGCAAGGTCGATAGGATCTCATCGATAAGTAACGGGGAATAAGTCCAACCAACTAAGTTTTCTAAGCGACTTTCTTCATTTGCTGCCATACCAATAGAGGTATAAATTGGGGCGAGGATCAAAAAGCCATATTTAATTTTATTGTCGGCTTGCACTAAGGTAATTGGAGCGGTAAGCCTCGGCTCATTGGCAGTAGCTGCTTCTATTGCTGCTGTTCTGCGACTAGCTTCGGAGCCTATATCCAAGCCCACCGCTTTATCATTGTTTACTTCGGGCTCGATATACTGAATAACAAATTTGCTGGTGTTATGTGGGTTTAGCGTTTTTATGGAGAACGTTCTGTCAGTACGCTCAGCTTGTGCTTGTCGCACAAAGTTACTCACGTTATCGATGGGGACATACTTAATAATTCCAACGCCTCGTGCGCCTGGATACTCTGCTTGGAAATCAAACGAGTCGATGTATCGCTGCATTGCCTGATAGTCAAAGCTATGTTGTTGGTTCGCATAAATTGCAGTGCGAAGCCCCAAAATGCCGTACCAGTACAATGTAACACGTTCGTTCACTCCCTCAGTCACATGATCAAGGCGCAAAGCAAGTGCCGAGGCGACTTTTTCAGTGTGATGCTCCTTTTCTTGCTCATATAACACCAGTCCGTAAAGCATACTACCAACTAACACAAGTAGTGCAGCAACAAGTGGCAAAAATCGGCTTTGGCGAACTGTGTGAGCATTCGCTAACGACACGCTATATTCCTTACGCTTTAAATCTAACCAATATGTTAGTCCAGATAGCATTGAATTGATAGTGATTACGGTGAAGTGACAATGCTGAATTTATATCTAAATTAGCTCATTAAAGACATATTATGAATTGCTATTTGGATAAATTGTAGATTAAGGCTGGCTAATTCCCGTAACCTTAAAAGCTAAAATAAATATGCGGAGTTTGGGCTTTATATAAATGTGGTCACGATGTGGACACTTTTTAGGATATTTGCCCCGGAAACAAAAAAGCCAGTCAAAGCATGCTGCTCTAACTGGCTGTTTTAAAACGCTAAAATTTGGTGGAGCTGGGGGGATTTGAACCCCCGTCCGGAAAGCGTCGACCTTCGGTCCTACATGTTTAGTATCGTCTTTTGGTTAACCTTTAAATCTCGGACGAACACGATAAGTAAAGGCGAGGCCGCTTAGTTTTAGCCCTTCAACCCCGGCCAGGGTTTCCGTAGCGATCTTGTGTAGGGTGACACTCCAGAACCAGATCCACAAGAATATCATGGAGGAGTGCTAGCGGGCTATTATGCCGCTAGAGCGTAGTTATCGTCGTTTGCGATTACTTTAAATACGGCTTTTTTACGAGGCCAGCCGCACCTCGACATGCACCTTAGGCTTCTTGAATCCCGTCGAATCCTAATCAGCCCCTGAATAAATTCAGTACTGTTAGTGTCTATACATCTAACTATGTCTCGCATTATACATAGGATTAATGTCATTACAATGGCTTATCATGCCATTTGCTGATGATTTAACGAAGCAGAGGCGTGTTTGACTAATTACTCACCGATTGTTGAACAAGACCGTCAGTGTTGAATATATGCGACTAAGCACTTGCAAAGAATCGTCCTTTGCCACCATATTGATAGTTCTCTAAAGTATTGAGCAGCTTTTCAGAAAATTGAATTTCTGTTTCTGAACGGCCACTCCGGCGGGCCTCTCTTAAGCTGGCTTTTTGCATGGCGATAACGTCGATTTTTTCATTCTCGGCTTGTGAAATGTCGGCAGGAGAGGGGAGTCCACTCCTCTGACTTAGACCTTGCTCAACAGCAAAATAATGTAAAGAAAGCGAAGCATGCTGCCCTAAATCCAATATTCCTTCGTCATACAGCGCTTTGGATGCTTGAGAAAGCTCTTTCTTGGTGATGTGGGTAAAGTCGAATTGCGCTTCTTTGGTACGGCTATCTGTTGCCTCTGATGCTGGCAAAACGCTTCCCTTCGCTTCATTTTCGATTGATTGCGCGCGTCGCACCTGAGCCTGATTATATAGCATTGCTTGGTGTTGAACTTTCATTTAGCAAATCCTTCTGAAATATGTATAACAACTTCAGCAAGGTTTATGTCCAAAAGAGGCTGAACAAACCTAAGATATTGGTTTGGTTTAATATTATGAGTTTAAATCTATGTACGTAGAGGAAGCTGTTGGGCACATAGCCCGTAGCAGCGACTTTACGTCGCGATTTATTTTATAATTTAATGCCACAATGTTGCTGATGATGCTCTTATCGCGGGATAAACCCGCTGCTACGGGGCTGGCGTGGTTATGACTTTACCTTGCGACTCTCTTAAATCAGATATCTGCTACGAATTGGACGGCCGAAGCGGTTAGCGCTTCATGGACGAATCAAGGTGCACGGCATAAAATTGGAGAGCGGTTACTCGATTACAAAAACAACTTAAAAAATTGCTCAATCATACAGACAAGGCACATTTCTTTGTATTTTATGTGTTTGTAGGGGCGATAAACGCAGCGCCAACAAACGCTGGATATGTTGCCTTTTGTGTTTACGCTCCGCGCAACCAGTTGCGTAGTCTATCTTTGAGTTGGCCAAGGTCGTCTTCGCAGATCAGGCCAATTTCTAGCGCTTTGGCGCGTAGTCTTTCTGAAGTTCTAATACCTTGATAGCTCACTAGTAGACCCCTTGCTTGTACGCCGCCAAATAGCTCGCTGAGTGAGTCGAGTTTATAAATCACTTGATTACCTTCCCCTTTACTGAACTTTTTGGTTTTGCATTCAATGAGGTGAAGCTTATTGTTGGCGAGCGCTACAATATCTAGCTCGTTATTGACATAGCCTTGTCCCACGCGACGTTTAATCGCAACGCCTTGAGCGACATCTTGTAAAATGGTGAGTTCTTTTTTTAGGCTGAGGAGGGTGGCGTACACATATTCTTCTAGCCAGCCACCGTTGGCAAAAAAGCGAGCGCCTTCATTAGCAAACTTTAATTTGTCGTCTTGCCTTATAGCGATGTTAGCATCTTCTAAATCGTCAATGAGTGTTTGCAAACTTGGGCTATTCATTTGGCTGCGACTCAAAGGCTCACTAATAAGTGCATTATCTTCGCTGCTGGCAGCGAGGTAATTGAGCTGGGCGAGGGCATGGCTATAATCCGTTTGACTGGTTGCCCATTTGGCGCCGAGCTGGCGATAGCGAATATCAACCACCCCCTCATTGGCAATTTCGGTGATATCGCCGTCGATGAGGTTAAAAAAGTCGCTTATCTTTAATTTATCGGCAAGAATGGTGTTGGCTCGCTCTGTTGGTACAAGCCAGTGAAGTTCGTCGCGTTCGGGTTCAATGATAAAACATTCTATTGGATAAGCGCGGATCACCTCATACATCGCAAGTAAGTGTTGGCGGTCGCCGCAACTGGCATTAAACACAAATTGAGTATCTGGTTGTTCACTAATTAGGGTATCAATGAGCTGGTGGAAGCTGTCGATTAAGGTGTCACTATCTCGGCTGGTGGGAATAAAGGCGTGATGTACTTTTACCCCTCTTGGCCCCAACACTCTTTTAATATCTTCAAGGTTTTGTTGTTGTTGAGATTCTATTAAATAGAGTATTTCATCCGAGTCGATATTGTGGTCGAGTACAGGCGTAAGCGTGTTAATAAAGTTAGTGTCGATAAAACTAAGGTGTACGTGCTTTGTCATGACTGTCCCTAAAAGTTATGTCCTTCATGAAAGATGAAATTACCCTATAAAGCGGCAAGTGTAAAACAGAGTAATACTTAGTTATGAATTTGCCGCCATTTGGCGTGAAATCCCAAAGTTTATCTAAAGTTTTGCACTGTAAAGCCGATAAATCCAAGGAAAATAATAAGTTGTCTTTTAAATGCACAGATTGATTTACATTCATTTATAATTTATAGCAGTTCAGGTGATGTTAAGCTTAACAATTTGGCGAAGTTATGCTCAAATGAGTTCGCTGCATTAAAAATAACAACATAACAATAAGATCGTGCATACTTTTCAGGGTTGATGAATGTCATTATTTCGTTTTGATGAGGATGAGGGCTATGTCTACTTACTCTCTCATCCTGTGGAATCCGGATTTCCGGCGAGCTCGTCTCAGCTAGTTGAGATGATAGAGGGGTCGCCATATGCGGATTTTGAAATCATTCATGCCAATATCGGCCAATTATTTACCGCAAGTGAGGCGCCCGAGCAGGACTCGCTGATTGTGGCTCGTGCCATCGATGCGTCTATTTCTGTGCGTATTGAAGAAGGCAACATGCTTGCTGAAGCGAGAGTGATCACAGCCCGTGGTGGTAAGCTGGTTTGTATGAACAAGGCCAAACAAGCGTTAAAACAAGCGGGTATTAAAAAAGGCGTCAGTGGCAAAGCCCTCGATAACCTTCTCGGTCAGCAGTTAGAACTCCCTCCTGGACACACTTACAATGGTATTGTTGCGCATGGTCAACGAGCCAAAGATGGCAACGACGCACGGTTTGTGCGCCTGTGTATGACAGCGCAGGACAGAGTACTCAGCCCGCAAGAATCGAGCGGCGGTAAGGTCGATATGCGCAATTTAGGTGCTATCATCACCGTAAAGCCGGGCAGTCCATTAATGAAAAAAGTTCCGCCAACTGAAGGCGAGCCGGGTTATACCGTGTTTGGTGATGTGATTGATCCAAAACCAGGCAAAGATGCACCACTTGAGGTGTCAGAAGGCACCAAGCTCGACCCCAACGATAAAAACCTGCTTATTGCCGATTCAAAGGGGGTGCCTGTAGCCATTCCTCGAGGCATGCGCGTTGACGATGTGCTGTGCTATGAAAACATTGATGTGACGACAGGGCATGTCGAGTTTGATGGCAGCGTGATTGTGAGCGGTGATATTAAAGATGGAATGCGTGTTAAGGCTTCGGGCGATATTACTGTTATTGGTTTTGTGGAGTCGGCTATTCTTGAAAGTGGTAGCGCTGTTACGATAATGCTTGGCACAATTGGCCGTAAGCGCACTGAAGGTGAACCTTTTTCATGTTCAATTAAAGCAAAGCGCAGTGTTTCGTTAGGTTATGCGCAGTACTGTCGAATTGAAAGTGAACAAGATATTCTCATTGAACGTCAAGCTTTGCATTGTGACTTGGCTTCCAAGCGTTTAATCAAAGTAGGTAAAGGTGAAACCCCCAGAGGCAAACTGATTGGCGGAAATGTATTGGATGCCATGCGTATAGAAACGGGTGAACTTGGGGCACCTTCAGGCACAAGAACACGTATTTCACTAGCCCAAGACTGGGATAGTTTGCACGATAAGCACCGAGAATTAGTGGAGCTGGAAAAGGTGCTGGCGTCCAAAGTCATCGATATTAAACAAGCTATGAATAAAGCACAGGCGTCGCCGCAATCGCAAAAACGAGATGCATATCTTGCCAAGTTGCGGCACAGCGAAGCGCAGATAAACAAGCATTATCGCCGTAATCAGCGTAACATCGGTTTAATACAGCAAAAAATACATCGATTAGCACGCTTGAGTCGAATCACAGTCAATGAGCTAATGCACCCCGGAACTGAAGTAAAAATAGCGAAAGACACTAAGCTGTTTTCGCGAATTTACCCGCCTAATTTCGTTAAATTGCATGAAGGTAAGATCATGCAACAGTTTACGACTGCCAAAACCGCAGAAATAGCGTAAAAACGAGCACTTATAAAAATGCCAGCTGGATTTGCTGGCATTTTTATTATTCGGTGTCGGTTGTTGACTCAGGTTCTGACTCGGCTTCAGGCTCTGGTAATGGCCAGCCACCTAATGCTTGCCACTTGTTGACTATGTAGCAAAAGAGCTCTGCGGTGCGTTCTGTATCGTAAAGTGCGCTGTGTGCTTGACTGTTATCGAACTCGATACCCGCTGCACGACATGCCTTTGCAAGCACCGTTTGGCCTAGAGCAAGCCCGGCAAGTGATGTGGTATCAAAACTGACAAACGGGTGAAAAGGCGTGCGCTTTATCTTGTTACGCTCAATCGCTGCATTTAAAAAGCCGTGATCAAAAGCGGCATTATGGGCGACGACAACGGAGCGCTGACAGCCTGCGGCTTTTTGGGCTTTACGCACGGCTTTGCAAATTTCTTTCAGCACTTCATCTTCTGCAACCGCGCCTCTGAGTGGTGAAAATGGATCAATGCCATTAAAGTCAATCGCAGCTTGCTCAATATTTGCGCCTTCAAAAGGCGCAACATGAAAGTGTACTGTCTGATCTAAGCTTAATACCCCGTCATCGTCCATTTTTAACATACTGACGGCAATTTCTAGTAGGGCGTCAGTATCTTTATTAAAGCCAGCGGTTTCCACGTCGATAACTACAGGAAAGAAGCCGCGAAAGCGTTTTGAAAATAGCGTTTGCTCGGTATCAGACATAATCTTCTTGGTTTGTGAAATTTAGCGGCCTATTATACTGATACCTCGACAAGAAGCGAGCAGCTTGAGAGCGCTTAGTATGGTACATTTATTGCTTAACTCTAAATAGCGCGAATTGGTAGAGACAATCTCTAGTTTTTGGCGTGCTGAGCGAGTGTAGATTAATGGTTGATGTTGTGAGGTGTGGGGTGATCAAGTTATATAAATCAGTAGGTTGGGTTGGTATATCGTTATGCGCCATCACCTTTAATAGCGAGGCTGCAATGCGGCAATACGCTGCCGAAGCTGATTCATCACATTGGAATGTTGACCAAAACAATCGTTTGAGTTGTGCGCTTAATCATGAAGTCCCGTATTACGGTGAAGCTATATTTTCAAGTAATGCCAGTAAAAATAAAGACTTAACCTTTAACCTAGATATGATGGTACGTCCTGAAAGTTACGATTTTGCAGGACTTGAATCGGTGCCACCGCTTTGGCGAGCCGGCAAACCGGCAAGAAGTATCGGGCAAATGAAATTACTGAAAAAATTTGACGGTGAACTTGAAAATGACGTCGCGTGGCAGTTGCTGACTGAGCTTGAAAAGGGCTACTTTCCTACTTTTTATTATAAAGATTGGCACAACGACGTAGATAAAATCTCGGTTTCTTTGTCGTCAGTGAACTTTAAACAGGCATATTGGGCGTTCTTACAATGTCGCGATAACTTGTTGCCATATAGCTTTGAAGACATTGCTTTTACGGTGATGAATTACAAGAAAAACTCCAGCGAACTGACAAAATCGTCACGTAAACGCTTGGATATGATCGGCGAATATCTTAAAAATGACCCGAAAATTGAGCAAATTTATATTTCGGCCTATAGCGATAGTTATGGCGGCCGTGATACCAACCTGAGGTTGTCAAAGAAACGTGCCGAGGCGATTAAATCATATATGGCGAGCTTAGGGGTTGAAGAGAATAAGATTATGACCGATGGCTTTGGCGAAAAGCGCCATATTGATACCAACGACAATGCTATTGGTCGCGGTAAGAACCGTCGAGTCGTGATCCAAATTTCAAGACCTTGATGTTGGGGTTTTGGTTTTGTAGTTGGTTGTTGGTTGTTGGTTGTGGGGTTAAATTGTCGGCTTAAAAGCCGACCTACGAGCTGAGACACGGTGCTGATATCGGTTCTATTCTAATACCGTACTACATGACGCTTTTAATGCATTGGCATGACTGAGCTGATTGTGATAGGTGATGGTAATGGGCTGTGTGGTGTTTATCTCATAAGCCAGTGCTAAATCTAATTCTACGCTTTTACTTTGCCCTGCATTTAGGGTCATAAATTCATTGGCTGTCGGCGCGAGTCGTTTCGCCATGGGTCCTTGATAATTAAGTGGCTTGCCATTTTGTGTTACCTCTAAAAATTGGCTCCACCAGCCTTCAAAAGGGGTATGCCAAATTAGAAACTTTTCATCATTATGGCCTGCGTTGGTAAAAGTGAAATTAACGGGGTAGGTCATACCTGAGTCGGAACCCTTACTCACACTGCATTGAATGTTACTTTGTGCATTCATCGTTGCCTCTGATTTGGTGGTTGGGGCGGTGTCGTTGCAAGCTTGAAGCAGCATCGCAGCGGTGATCATCATTAGGGGTTTCAACATACTGTTTCTGAGCCTGTTGCCACGCTCATTCCTTTTTTATTTTCAACGTAAATACTTTGCACTATGCTGAGTATTACAGTCGAATAACGAATCGCATACTCTCATGACCAAAAATAATAACAAAGAGTTCAATTCTTTTGCATCGTTTTACCCCTATTACCTCGCGGAGCATAAAAACAAAACCTGCCGTCGCTTGCATTTTATCGGCTCAACCTTAGTGCTCTTGATTTTGCTCTTTGCGCTTGTCACGACACATTGGTCTTTACTGTGGTTGTTGCCAATCGCGGGTTATGGTTTTGCTTGGGTGGGGCATTTCTTTTTTGAAAAAAATAAGCCTGCGACATTTCAATATCCGCTGTATAGCTTGATGGGTGACTGGGTCATGTACAAGGATATTATCCGTGGTAAAGTACCTTGGTAAAGGAGACTCAGTAGATAATAAAAATGAATGTAAAACAAAGTGTTATAGCCATGAGTTGTGCCGTTTTATTGGCTGGTTGCCAAAGTGTCTCGGCCACTAGCACACGCACGCTGGCAACTTTTAGTGTAGATAATACCCAATGTTACGACCGCAAGACGCAGCCTAGTTATTTTGCCGTTGATTCTCATCACCATTTTCAGCCATTTAGGGGAGATGCGGTCCCGTTTGATAAGCTCGTTACTTGGGCAGAACGTGCGGGAGTGGTGTTTATCAATGTTTATGGCATTGGTCAAACTTACGAGCGAAGGCCTGACTGCTTTGGTGAGCGTGGTTGCTACAGCCAGTTGATTTCACCCAGCATTCAAAATGACTTTAAAAATGCAAGCAATTATCTTAAATATGGCGCAGATAACGTGCATATTACTTTGTCTATGACCTTTGCTGACTTGCATAAACCAGAGACTATTTTGCCAAAAATGGCACTTCTCGAAGACGAGTTTGGTGACTTATTTCGTTGGATGGGAGAAGTGAATTTAGTCAAAGCGGCGCACTTTGGTAATGGCCATCAAGCGGTAGATAAAGAGACTATCGCAAAATGGCAGCCATTTATGGCTGTGCTAAAAGAAAAGCGTATTCCGCTTGCTCTGCACGCTGACTTAGGCGATAACGCCGCGCCACTCAAATACTTGCCTTTGCTTGAGGAAGTGCTAAAGCGCTACCCAGAAAACGATATCATTTGGATGCACATGGGAGTCTCAAAAGAGTTAAACCAAATTGATCCAGAGCTGCACATAAACACCATGGAGCGGTTATTCTCCCAATATAAAAACCTAAAGGCCGATCTGTCATGGCGGATTTTGTACGACTATTACTTTAGCGACCCGAAAATTCAGGCGCAGTATGTTGAATTTATTAATGCCCATGCTGAGCGCTTTTTGCCAGGCAGTGATTTCGTCGCCAGTAAAAATAAACGCTTTTTCGATTACTTAGAAGAAGTCGATATCAATAGTCGAATTCTCGCCGAACTTGACGACAATGCCTTTCGTCGGATCGCCTTAGGTCAAAACTATTTTTCGCTTTTAGATTTACCTTATCGCGCGCCAGAGATCTGTATTATACCAATTGTATTAAGTAAATGAGCTATTTTGAAGCGGGTACCTTGGTAAAGGAGACTCAGTAGATAATAAAAATGAATGTAAAACAAAGTGTTATAGCCATGAGTTGTGCCGTTTTATTGGCTGGTTGCCAAAGTGTCTCGGCCACTAGCACACGCACGCTGGCAACTTTTAGTGTAGATAATACCCAATGTTACGACCGCAAGACGCAGCCTAGTTATTTTGCCGTTGATTCTCATCACCATTTTCAGCCATTTAGGGGAGATGCGGTCCCGTTTGATAAGCTCGTTACTTGGGCAGAACGTGCGGGAGTGGTGTTTATCAATGTTTATGGCATTGGTCAAACTTACGAGCGAAGGCCTGACTGCTTTGGTGAGCGTGGTTGCTACAGCCAGTTGATTTCACCCAGCATTCAAAATGACTTTAAAAATGCAAGCAATTATCTTAAATATGGCGCAGATAACGTGCATATTACTTTGTCTATGACCTTTGCTGACTTGCATAAACCAGAGACTATTTTGCCAAAAATGGCACTTCTCGAAGACGAGTTTGGTGACTTATTTCGTTGGATGGGAGAAGTGAATTTAGTCAAAGCGGCGCACTTTGGTAATGGCCATCAAGCGGTAGATAAAGAGACTATCGCAAAATGGCAGCCATTTATGGCTGTGCTAAAAGAAAAGCGTATTCCGCTTGCTCTGCACGCTGACTTAGGCGATAACGCCGCGCCA
Coding sequences within it:
- a CDS encoding amidohydrolase family protein gives rise to the protein MSCAVLLAGCQSVSATSTRTLATFSVDNTQCYDRKTQPSYFAVDSHHHFQPFRGDAVPFDKLVTWAERAGVVFINVYGIGQTYERRPDCFGERGCYSQLISPSIQNDFKNASNYLKYGADNVHITLSMTFADLHKPETILPKMALLEDEFGDLFRWMGEVNLVKAAHFGNGHQAVDKETIAKWQPFMAVLKEKRIPLALHADLGDNAAPLKYLPLLEEVLKRYPENDIIWMHMGVSKELNQIDPELHINTMERLFSQYKNLKADLSWRILYDYYFSDPKIQAQYVEFINAHAERFLPGSDFVASKNKRFFDYLEEVDINSRILAELDDNAFRRIALGQNYFSLLDLPYRAPEICIIPIVLSK